In Phaseolus vulgaris cultivar G19833 chromosome 7, P. vulgaris v2.0, whole genome shotgun sequence, the genomic stretch ATTTTATTTAAAAGCACAGACTCAATGCAAATTGATTTGAGCATTATAAAGGCCAATGTATAGATACCACTTTCTAAACTCAACCCAATAGGTTAGCATTAAATAATTCTTTAAGgaagatattaaatatataaccCAGTGTTTCATATCTATGACTTACTAAAGTAGCTAAACATACATTGATAAGgaaaataaaagcaaaataaaaaggCATTAATTAAGCATCAATTAAAAATCAACCATCTTTTAATCTATATTCTAGACATTTTTTCTAAAACAAGGAAGAACAAAAACATCCAAAATTAACACTTCATTGCATTCATAAACCACTGAATAATGCACTGTCCAGAGGTCCCTTCAGACTAAATGTAATTCATAGTCTCTTTAGGGAATCACCTTTGAAGGAGGGGGAACAAAGTTCCTAGATATACCAAGAGTAATCACATTTCAATGGATTCAACCATTATATCTCCATAATTATTTTCGTGTAAAAACACCCTATTCTGTAATAGTGTAGAACTGAAAATGGTTTGTGTTCCCAAGTTCTAACATCTAACCAAGTAAATAATGAAAACATCTAACAAGACAAATCACAGAATCAGTCAAACACACTCCTTGAAAATCTCTATTTTTAGCACTCTTTATTTCTTCTAGTAATTGACAGTAAGTATCAAATTTTGCTAACGTTGTACATTTATCCACAAATTAATGGAGTGTGTCATTATAGAGTCTGGTAATGAAACAAAATCCATTACTTATACAAGGACAAAATTTCACAAGTCCTATAGATAAGTATCAAACTACATTCAGATATAAAACTGCATATCCAAGAATACCTTGTTGACACTGGGAACCAGTTCTTGTAAAGCCCTGATTCTTTCAGCTATTCTCTCTCTGCGCAACTGTCATTGAGTGGCAACATGAACAAAAATTAGCAAGTCGtgaaaataacaaatttacTTTGtcattattttgaataataagCTCTACTGTATTCTTCAAAATATTCAGTGCCCCCACCCTTTCAGCTATACTGTGTGGATCTGTAGCCTGTCCTCTTCTAGCCCGCACTCTAGGTCGCACTGCTGGTGGATGTGGAGCAATCGGAACAGTAGTTGGCATGGGTTGCCCATGAAAAACCTGCAAAATGGTTATCTAtcagagaaaagaaaaggtacTTGATAACAGTTTTCACCCTAGCACTCCTAAAATCAGAAAAAAAGATATTGAAATTTGGAAGAAGCCAACATTTATACACAATATTAATTGAAACCAAATAAAGCACATCTTATATGATCTAGGTccagttttcaaaaaaattctcCACAAGCATTCATAAGAAAAAGAAGTTTAACCTATAAAAAGCTTATTTTATTTAGCTTCTGCAAAAGCTGACTTCCACTTATGCATAAGCTAATTTAGTTTATGGGAGAAGTTTACTTCAGTTTGGCTTCCTGTCTGTTTCTCTTACAAGTGCTTATATGGAGATGTTTATGAAAGCCTTAAGATGTCAAAAGAATTCAGGAGAAGATGACCCTAAGTACTAATGCCAAGGCCTAAGTAGCCTAATTTCCAGTATGTAATAACCTGAAATGTacaaaaaatttcaataatGTTTTCTTTGGTACAGCGGAAAAAATAAGAGGTAGTAGAAGgggaaaaaaaaagagaaagaggtcAGAAATTTGTGGAAACAGAGGTGGTTTAGTTAGAAAGAGAATGAAaatgaagaatttttttttgtagtaaaAGCAGCAACAATCAATTGTGCCTTTATTTTTAAACACAATCTCTTCATTTCTGagaacataatcaattatgttgtCATGAATACAAGGACTGTGTTTGAAAATTTTCTCATTCTTGCGCAGAAACTCATTCTCTTCTATCCAATTTGGATTTTGGAACTTTTCTCTCATTTCCACCCAACCAAACCACCATCAttccttccttccttcctttctctttctttcctcACTCCTCCTCTTCTTTCTCATCCAAACTCAGCCTTAAAAGACTTTCAACCGGCGATCACTGATATCACCTAACATTAGACCCTTATCTCACAGTCCATAATTTCTAGCCACAATTCATTCATCTTCAACTTAATTTATTATGTACAAGTCATACCCCAAGCCAAGTATTACCAAGGTTATCCACTCACGAAATAGAGAATTTCAATAAGAGAAGGAAGCCAAAGTTTGTTACCACaatacactatttttttttctctcactaAAACCACCCTGCGCAATTTAGTTTCAACTTATGATCATAATATCCCAAAAGAGCGAGAAActaaaacacacacacatatgtATTAATtcgtaaaattataatttaggaAAGTTTTACGGCGGAGAAAATAGAAAACAGAAAACGAAAAGATTGTGTTACGTTCTTAGGCCTGGTATCAACGACGTCGTCGCGGAAGCGGTTGCCGCTTCCAGAAGCATCCTCGGGCGAAAGGAAGCCTCCCTTACCTTGGTCCAAGCTGAGGCCCAGCTGGTAGGGCGGCGCGTGGAAGGCAGCGCCGGCAGCGAGGTGGGTGGCGGCGTCGCCGGAGTTGAGCTGGAGCATCATCGGAGAAGCGTCGGCGGGGTCGGCGGAGGCGAAGGTGGGGAGGCCGAGGATTTGGTCGAGGAAGTCGTCGGTGGGAGGTTCGGAAGGGTGATTGGCCATGATGATGAGTTGAGAGGAAGCTAACACGTGAAAGAGAAGAGAGGAATGATGATTTTGTGTCTACATGAGATGCCAGAAGCCAAGggaattttattttggtttcttagttTGGGCTTTCTCTTTTTCTACTCACTCCTCTGAGTTTGCACCAGAAGTGAGAGAGTTTTGGCTTTATGCGGTTGAACAAATGAATAGATAGATTATGCTCCTGCTTCTTATAAAAGCCACTCACTGTTTTCATTATTTACACTTCTCACACTCCTCTTGTCTTTTCTGCAACCCTTCCCCACTTTAAACCATTACTTTCTTTGCCTTTGCCCAAAGGAATGAATCAACcctttttttttgttctatTGCTTCTACTATTTCAAAGGGTCTTTTGTTTCAACTCTTTTGCCATAAGAAGAAAGGACACATTACTCATCTTTATCCCTCTCTATATTTTCAACGTTGTATTGTTTCTATATATGTGTTGATCTCTTGTATTTGGTTTCACTATTTTGAGGTTGCTTCATCATTATTCTTGTTTTCGCTCTGTTTCTCCGTAGTTGTCTTGTTACTTAAGCTATAGTGTTCAACATTGGGTCACAATTTGAGTTGTTGTGTTTTGTATTTGCTTATTTGGTTTGGTTCTTCTTCTAGTGCATTTATAATCTTCTTCATGTCATTATTtccttttctcattttttttttttaataatcgaTTACGTAACTCTATCATCAATTATGATAGATAAATTATATACTAActtatttaacaaaataattatttttccaaATTATCTGTGATTTATGTGATAGTGAAggttaatatatgttttttttaatatgagtTAATATTATATGAGAAGGAGTAGAATGTTAATGTGATGTTGTCGAAATACAAGTTTTAACAATTGTAAATAGATATAGATATGGTCACGTGCATGATCAAACTAATATCATTTAACGATGATTAGTTGAGAAtgttaataaaatttgtatttaaaaataatgaaatatctttgaattatatatttgtagtatattttgattaacatttattataatGTAATTTTAGGACGAGATTTTATGTATTTGGGTAGTGGTATGAGTCTAATTAGAGtgatgtaataataatattgaatgtatggtttatttttataatatataatttatttttataatgtaaAATTATGTACATGATTTTGTGCATGACTAGTACCCTAACATGCCGAGTTAGcttgtaatttatattaaaattgaagGGTTGATACTTTAAGTTGTTTAGTAAGGaaaacttaataaataaaaaataaaatacaaagtaATGAAAAGGACAAAAAGAAGGGAGAGGAGTCTCACAAAGCTGAAAGAAATGTTACTCCTGACATTTTCATTTGGAACAATTTTAGATTATGGTCATTACTTTAGTATACATGATCAAATGGTAAAATATATACCTGTTTATTCATCAAGAAAAAATGTTCAACTAAAAGTcatgaatttttcattttttgcttacttgtttttcttttaatttcagcAGTACCTATTTTTTTAGGGATTGAATCAAATTGTTTCACATGAAGGTAGACCTATGAATTTATTTAATAGTAGGTCTATAAGTATattaatagtatatatatatatatgtatgaaaGTTTAAAAAAGTAGTAGTGAAATCCATATCTTATAAagtgcaagaaaaaaaaagataaaacttTCCTCTCCCATATtcaatgaaaaaagaaaacgCAATAGTGAAAAATCTTCAGTATAGAAAGgctactttattttttttatataaaaaaagaatttttgaGGACAGAGTATCTTTGATATTACAATatgttattttatcattttttttttaaaataaacaagatTTTCTTCCATCAAATTAAACAGCTTAAAGTGAGTGTTGGAAAGAGTGTTTACGCGGGCAACTAGCTTCTTTCAGTAGCTTCGTTCCACTGTCCTTACACATACGGATCTACAATTTACATACAAAGATTAAAGGTTATATATTATCTTCTTTACAATTTTATCAGCGTCTCGTCAAAATTATTAATAGTGCTTTTTCTTaccaaaattaataatatttgcaaaatttatttatatttaaaattacgAGTTTGcttttatacttttaaatgAGATACTTTTCTAAAGATATTTGTTATTAACCAATTTAGTTTTAGATATTTATTATCAATGTTATCGTATCTAATCGATGTACTAAATAGCataaagttaatattaattatatatggaAATAAGTAATGGtctaaattcttttatttttcttcttagtCATTTCTCTAAGACACAAAATAGAGAATTTAATACATTATTTTCAATGATAATTTCAAATCAAATAttgtaagtttttttaaaaatttgcaATATAGAATTAAACCTAAGTCGATTCTCAAATTTCACGTATAGGTTGTATTCaatctttagtatttttttttcttacaaattAAATTTGGAGGTTTAattggtgatttttttttcttggaatTCAGTATTTTCTCTTTAGTGATTTATGATAACTATCATTGTTATTAAGCATGCTAAAGAGACTGATTATAGACGTTTGTGTCTACTGATTATATCTTAGTTTgccttattttttttcttctagacATCTCATTCCTTAGTCTATTTTCGGTAGATGGAATACATGTTTGTccttttgtaaaaatattaagtttaaaGTATATTCTTAGAAAGAACAATCACTATGCTAATAAACTTGTTTCTTTAATATGGAGTAATATACTTGAATATGTTTGGTAAAACAATATGTCATCTAATATCTCTTTAGATTTTTTCACaataagaatttttattttattttctgggATGTATTTGGTCTAatcttttcatatttatttgttATGTTTCATGTCACATGCCACATATAAGTGATGAAGTTTGAGGTATCAGTTATAATAAGAACAAATTTGTTATGTTTCATGTCACATGCCACATACAAGTGATGAAATTGGAGGTATCAGTTATAACAAGAACAAGTTTCACCAGTGTTATAAAGtagaaaaaaacataaataaaagataGAAGATGAAAGGTCAATATAAAATAGCAcctaacatatatatatatatatatatataaattacttCCTTAAGTATTGTCTTAATTTAAGAATttgctaaaaatatttttcacatgtAAGAATTTAGATGAacaatatgtttttaatattattctcATCTTAGAAATTACATCCTTTGACAACAGGCTTTTAGGTATAGACGATCAAGAACTCGATAATTTGATTATCGAACTATGACTTATAAACAATAAATGAGTCtatttgtataaataaaatttgaaaatatttatttgtataaatttaaaaagaaagtttgtttCAAAAAGAATTATGAAGACATTtagaacaaataaataaaatacaataaagTAAATTCTAccagtttttaaaattatttcttttctcttctaacCATTCTCTCGTCCCCGTCCTTTTTGCTCCATTTAACAAAACAGCATAATAGTGAATATAGATTTCATACACAGATATAACTTTACTTCAATTGAAAGTGTCTTATtatttaaatcataaaaaaaatatactttcgGTACCATGACAAAACTTATTAACATCCAAATCATTGCAAAACAAATTATGTCAATAACTAATATCACTTGATAAAAAAGAACATTTTAGTAACTGATTTCTACTTCTCTCTATTTTTATATATCAAATTCCAATATCTAAGAACTCACTTTCACCATCGAAATACTTTAATCTCTTAACTTTTAAgttctaaaaattaaattatcaactattttaaagctcaaatttaaatttatcattttaaactTCAAGGACCAAGCAATACCCTGCCTGAAGCCAGAATTAAGGTCTTCTGAACACACCTTTAATAGAAGCTTAATGCATCCTCAACCATACAGCAAACACCAGACAACAGAAAACTTAATACAAATAGTTTGTCACAACCTCGTTTATTCGTTAGGGGGACTGGTTCGAGGGTTTCATTGTATTTTCTTGGGAAAAGTAGGGGTGTGTGTGGGTGTCCGAGAGAAACCAGTTCaaatcagaaaaaaataaactcAGACAGATTTTCTAGCCTGAActagaaaagaaaattcaagaatcaatatctttaaaatataagtacACCCTATTATTTTGCATTTAATAATGAGACAAACTTTAACATTTACAGATTTTAAGGTACTATGTTTATGTAGGATTACCAAATCAATCATATTTGACTTGGTTTTGGGGCTGCGAAAAGAATACCTTTGCGTTATGAGCTACCTCTGCCTCCAAAATTGCTTCTAGAACTATGTCAGATCCTTTCACATCATCTGTTAATGGAATAACAAAACTTGTTTCATATCAGATATCGTTCTAAAACAAACAGATTCCCATCAATCATTGAGACAAGACAAAAAAACTATCAGGCattcataaagaagaaaaaggaaaagcaATTTGCAATTTTCACAATGAAATAGGATAACATTTTCTATAATATCCTAGCCTATGCCAAATGTGCCATAGTATAAAAATGAATGAAGCTCGCAAACAATCTTTACTTCCGGGGGTCTTCGAGCAAACCAAATATAGTCCAAATGAAAAGAGTTTACAGATTAACAAAATCATATCTGAAAACGTCACAGTGTGTGTAATGTGTAAAAAGAAGCTACATATTTTAGTGCCTTTACATATGCCTGTATGGCTGGCATACATAGATAGGAAGCCAAAAACATCACATGACCAATGATCACAATATATAGTGCACAAACTGTAAACATAAAAATACCAAGTAAAAAATTCTGTAATCGTCCAACTCATTAGAAAATCTTGATAAGAAAAgccaacaaaacaaaaaatatcatACCCCCTCGATTTGGTAACAGTCCAGCGCTTTCAGCAGAAATGGGTAAGACAGTAGTAAGCTGCAGGTTGTCATCTATCTTCTCCACTTTAGGACTACTTGCTGACAACTCATTCTTTATGGCAGGAGATTCTGCCAATCTGGCATAAATGGTTGCTTGATTTTGCATATTACATGAATTAGATGACACTGGAGTTGAATCCTGGAAATATATATAGACATGTAAGCACACTCAGTTTCTATACCAGTATATAATTGTATCATTTTGTGGGTTAGGTCCATAAACCTTGATAACAGTGGGTTTCAAGTGATTCTCCCCAGAATCTTCTGGTTTGCTATTGTCTATATTATCAACAAAAGATAACAGGATTAAACAAAATCTCAGCAGCTGCATCTGTAAAAGTTTATAATGCTACTACACTCCAAAACAAATCTTGTAAATAATACCTTTTGGCACAGATGTCTGGTCAGGATTATCCACAAAACTCCTCGTCAAAGGGCCAGGATTTATGATTGATATTGTTCGAATTTCATGACGAATAGCATCTAGCTGAGCCATTGTGTCTTGCAGTTCCTTATGAACCTAAGACAAAATAGGCAAATACAATTAAAAGTAGTTTTTCATCAGAACCAAGTCCTAGCAATGGACAAAGATTCCTCAATGAAGCATAGATATTTCGCTAACTTTTATGTTCATATTTGCATTATTGTCCAAGAAATTCAAAGTAAACCATATGTTGTTAAGATTATACAATGCCAAATCGTCTTTTCTCCAATTAAACAGAAGACATTTACAATCAATATTATGACTTTGGTGTGTGTTTGGTTTTCTGTGGAGAAAGTGCTTAATGTGTATTTACCTGGAAGCAACTAGGTATTGCCTTCATGCAACAAAAACACACACAATCTATAAAACCCCAATGAAACTAACTCATGTGGGTTTTATAATACTGATGGTAAGTTGGAAAATGGAAATACCTGGCGAGCTTGGGATTGTTGCATAACATTTTCAAACTGGCCACGAGCCAATTGTACATATCCAATAGCTCTACCAGCAAGTCTACCTGCTGTTCTGGATATGATTGGTAAATCCTTTGGACCTATCACACATAACAATTCACATTTGtactataaataatataaaactttGCACATGATAAACAGACGTAAGAATAGCATGACCCAACCTATCACAGCAGCAGTGGCTCCAAGCAACAACAAGATTTCTCCATATGAAAAGCCCAGCATTGCTCACTGTCTTCTTCAAGAAAAACTGAATTCATTCGAAACCCTAAAGAGTTCAATCAAAGGAAAAATTGGAAAGTTGAATTGCTAACTAACCTGAAaacataaattgaaaataatagaaTTAGCATGACATTGTTACTGTTTCAGTGCTTCCCACAAGAGAGTTAGATGATGAATGAACATTGGTAAAAGAAAAGACGAAGAAGAAACACCTTGGGGAATTAATTTGTCTACCCAGCAGAATAACAAATCTGGGAATTAAACAGCCCACAGCCCACCAGATCAATTGGGCTTTCTttcatatattttctttttacacTCCCGTCTGACTAAGTTCACTCTACCCTTTCAGACACATATTTTTTTACCTTCCTTTATACAAAATGTTTCATTATTAAGTTTATTggaaataattagttactaaaaaGAGACAAGGAAACAAGTTACTAACGAATGAATTAATACTTAAAGaactcatttttttattcaatttggtAGAAGATACAAATACTTGGAGAAAATTGTTGCAATAATGAAATGCAGAATAGagtaacttttaaattttataaattaa encodes the following:
- the LOC137829791 gene encoding transcription factor UNE12-like translates to MANHPSEPPTDDFLDQILGLPTFASADPADASPMMLQLNSGDAATHLAAGAAFHAPPYQLGLSLDQGKGGFLSPEDASGSGNRFRDDVVDTRPKNVFHGQPMPTTVPIAPHPPAVRPRVRARRGQATDPHSIAERLRRERIAERIRALQELVPSVNKTDRAAMLDEIVDYVKFLRLQVKVLSMSRLGGAGAVAPLVTDIPLSSVEEEGSEGRNQPAWEKWSNDGTERQVAKLMEENVGAAMQFLQSKALCIMPISLASAIYQSQPSDTSSIVKPETNPPS
- the LOC137829779 gene encoding uncharacterized protein, yielding MLGFSYGEILLLLGATAAVIGPKDLPIISRTAGRLAGRAIGYVQLARGQFENVMQQSQARQVHKELQDTMAQLDAIRHEIRTISIINPGPLTRSFVDNPDQTSVPKDNSKPEDSGENHLKPTVIKDSTPVSSNSCNMQNQATIYARLAESPAIKNELSASSPKVEKIDDNLQLTTVLPISAESAGLLPNRGDDVKGSDIVLEAILEAEVAHNAKVFFSQPQNQVKYD